A portion of the Canis lupus baileyi chromosome 6, mCanLup2.hap1, whole genome shotgun sequence genome contains these proteins:
- the CD5L gene encoding CD5 antigen-like, giving the protein MALLFSLILAICTGPGLLESSSRVRLVGGDHRCEGRVEVQRYGEWGTICDDGWDIKDVAVVCRELDCGVAKRALSGTLFGPPTQQQQKIFIQQVKCHGMEENLSQCEEEDAFDCTHDEDAGVVCGFPENVRLVDGHKRCQGRVEVKQQGQWGTVCKGSWNFAAAKVVCQQVGCGRAILTRKCCNKATQGQGPIWPRKVSCSGKEISLQDCPSEVWEKNNCTHDEDMWVECEDPFDLKLVGGDSPCAGRLEVLHKGEWGTVCDDDWGEMADQVVCRQLGCGASLSPSVKFRRRFGPGVGRIWLDDVACSGNERSLEQCRHRFWGHHNCKHTEDVAVVCAEQ; this is encoded by the exons AGTCTTCGTCCAGAGTGCGGCTGGTGGGAGGTGACCACCGCTGTGAAGGGCGGGTGGAGGTACAACGGTATGGTGAGTGGGGTACCATATGTGATGATGGCTGGGACATAAAAGACGTGGCTGTAGTGTGCCGGGAGCTGGACTGTGGAGTGGCCAAAAGGGCACTCAGTGGTACTTTATTTGGACCACCGACACAACAGCAGCAGAAAATCTTCATCCAACAAGTCAAGTGCCATGGCATGGAAGAGAACCTGTCTCAGTGTGAAGAAGAAGATGCTTTTGACTGCACCCATGATGAGGATGCAGGAGTCGTATGTGGGT TTCCAGAGAATGTGCGACTGGTTGATGGCCACAAGCGCTGCCAGGGCCGAGTGGAGGTGAAGCAGCAAGGGCAATGGGGCACCGTGTGCAAAGGAAGCTGGAACTTTGCAGCTGCCAAGGTGGTTTGCCAGCAGGTGGGCTGTGGGCGGGCCATACTGACCCGGAAATGCTGCAACAAAGCCACCCAGGGCCAAGGGCCGATCTGGCCGAGAAAGGTGTCATGCTCAGGAAAAGAAATCAGCCTCCAGGATTGCCCTTCTGAAGTTTGGGAAAAGAACAACTGCACCCACGATGAGGACATGTGGGTGGAATGTGAAG ATCCCTTTGACTTGAAGCTGGTAGGAGGAGACAGCCCCTGTGCCGGGAGGCTAGAGGTGCTGCACAAGGGCGAGTGGGGCACTGTCTGTGATGATGACTGGGGAGAAATGGCGGACCAGGTGGTTTGCAGGCAGCTGGGCTGCGGGGCgtccctctctccatctgtcaAATTCCGGAGAAGATTTGGCCCTGGGGTCGGCCGCATCTGGCTGGACGACGTTGCCTGCTCAGGGAATGAACGGTCCCTGGAGCAGTGCCGGCACAGGTTTTGGGGCCATCACAACTGCAAGCACACAGAGGACGTGGCTGTGGTCTGTGCAG AACAGTAG